The following coding sequences lie in one Paracidovorax avenae genomic window:
- the dbpA gene encoding ATP-dependent RNA helicase DbpA: protein MQPSPSSPAPRAAAASAGFDALGLSPEVLANLRQLGYERMTPIQAASLPPALLGRDLIAQASTGSGKTAAFGLALLERLNPRRFAVQALVLCPTRELADQVAAEVRRLARAQENIKVVTLCGGVPLRGQVASLEHGAHVVVGTPGRVMDHLERGTLDLGALATFVLDEADRMLDMGFSEDIAQVARRCPDTRQTLLFSATYPEGIERIARQFMKDPQRIAVQAQHAEGKIEQRWYEVQERERLHAVSQLLNHFRPESAIAFCNTKQQCRDLVEVLRAQGFSALALHGDLEQRDRDQVLVQFANRSCSVLVATDVAARGIDIAGLQAVINVDVAPDPEVHIHRIGRTGRADAEGLALSLASLPEMGQVGRIEVLQGRPSEWHPLSGLAPAPGGPLQPPMATIQIIGGRKEKIRAGDVLGALTGEMGFTREQVGKINVNDFSTYVAVERSVARQAAQRLSSGRVKGRSVKARLVEDGDA, encoded by the coding sequence ATGCAACCCTCTCCCTCTTCCCCGGCTCCCCGGGCTGCCGCGGCTTCCGCGGGCTTCGACGCCCTCGGGCTCTCCCCCGAGGTGCTGGCCAACCTGCGCCAGCTCGGCTACGAGCGCATGACGCCCATCCAGGCGGCCAGCCTGCCGCCCGCCCTGCTGGGCCGCGACCTGATCGCTCAGGCCAGCACCGGCAGCGGCAAGACGGCCGCCTTCGGGCTGGCCCTGCTGGAGCGCCTCAATCCGCGCCGCTTCGCCGTGCAGGCGCTGGTGCTCTGCCCCACCCGCGAACTGGCAGACCAGGTGGCGGCCGAGGTCCGCCGGCTGGCCCGCGCGCAGGAGAACATCAAGGTGGTCACCCTCTGCGGCGGCGTGCCGCTGCGCGGGCAGGTCGCGAGCCTGGAGCACGGAGCGCATGTCGTCGTCGGCACGCCCGGCCGCGTGATGGACCACCTGGAGCGCGGCACGCTCGACCTGGGCGCGCTGGCCACCTTCGTGCTGGACGAGGCCGACCGCATGCTCGACATGGGTTTTTCCGAAGACATCGCCCAGGTGGCGCGCCGCTGCCCGGACACCCGCCAGACGCTGCTGTTCTCGGCCACCTATCCCGAAGGCATCGAGCGGATCGCACGGCAGTTCATGAAAGACCCGCAGCGCATCGCCGTGCAGGCCCAGCATGCCGAAGGCAAGATCGAGCAGCGCTGGTACGAGGTGCAGGAGCGCGAGCGCCTGCATGCCGTCTCGCAGCTGCTGAACCATTTCCGGCCGGAATCCGCCATCGCGTTCTGCAATACGAAGCAGCAGTGCCGCGATCTGGTGGAAGTGCTGCGCGCACAGGGGTTCAGCGCCCTGGCCCTGCACGGCGACCTGGAGCAGCGCGACCGCGACCAGGTGCTGGTGCAGTTCGCCAACCGCAGCTGCAGCGTGCTGGTGGCCACCGACGTGGCCGCGCGCGGCATCGACATCGCCGGCCTGCAGGCGGTCATCAACGTGGACGTGGCGCCCGACCCGGAGGTGCACATCCACCGCATCGGGCGCACCGGCCGCGCCGACGCGGAAGGCCTGGCGCTCAGCCTCGCGAGCCTGCCGGAAATGGGGCAGGTGGGACGCATCGAGGTGCTGCAGGGCCGGCCGTCGGAGTGGCATCCGCTCTCCGGCCTCGCTCCCGCGCCGGGCGGGCCGCTGCAGCCGCCCATGGCCACGATCCAGATCATCGGCGGCCGCAAGGAGAAGATCCGTGCGGGCGACGTGCTGGGCGCGCTCACCGGCGAGATGGGCTTCACGCGCGAGCAGGTGGGCAAGATCAACGTGAACGACTTCTCCACCTACGTGGCGGTGGAGCGCAGCGTGGCCCGGCAGGCCGCGCAGCGGCTCTCGTCCGGCCGCGTGAAGGGCCGCAGCGTCAAGGCGCGGCTGGTCGAGGACGGCGACGCCTGA
- a CDS encoding AMP nucleosidase — MAQIPEFTEPTFHTDPADALAQVQRIYQEQIGHLRNAMQRFVAGETPSGHVRAFYPFVRVQTTTVARAATQLAYGFVEGPGRYETTLTRPDLFARYYAEQFRLLRASHNVELEVGISNQPIPIHFSFAEHDHIEGTLSAQRRMLMRDVFDLPDLAAMDDGIANGTWEPRAGEAQPLSLFTAPRVDYSLHRLRHYTGTAPEWFQNFVLFTNYQFYIDEFVRLGHAEMANPDSEYVAFIEPGNVVTRRTGLPAEPGDDLGSPPPRLPQMPAYHLVRADRSGTSMVNIGVGPSNAKTITDHIAVLRPHAWMMLGHCAGLRNSQQLGDYVLAHAYVREDHVLDEELPLWVPIPALAEIQLALQQAVADVTQVPEDQLKRIMRTGTVASTDNRNWELLPDNMPQRRFSQSRAVALDMESATIAANGFRFRVPYGTLLCVSDKPLHGEIKLPGMANHFYRERVDQHLRIGMRAIDILRDGGVSRLHSRKLRSFAEVAFQ, encoded by the coding sequence ATGGCCCAGATACCAGAATTCACAGAGCCCACCTTCCACACCGATCCCGCCGACGCGCTGGCCCAGGTCCAGCGCATCTACCAGGAGCAGATCGGCCACCTGAGAAACGCCATGCAGCGCTTCGTGGCCGGCGAGACGCCGAGCGGCCACGTGCGGGCCTTCTACCCCTTCGTGCGGGTGCAGACCACCACGGTGGCGCGCGCGGCGACGCAGCTGGCCTACGGCTTCGTGGAGGGTCCGGGCCGCTACGAGACCACCCTCACCCGCCCCGACCTGTTCGCGCGCTACTACGCCGAGCAGTTCCGGCTGCTGCGCGCCAGCCACAACGTCGAACTGGAGGTGGGCATCAGCAACCAGCCCATCCCCATCCACTTCTCGTTCGCCGAGCACGACCACATCGAGGGCACCCTCTCGGCCCAGCGCCGCATGCTCATGCGCGACGTGTTCGACCTGCCCGACCTCGCCGCCATGGACGACGGCATCGCCAACGGCACCTGGGAGCCGCGCGCGGGCGAGGCGCAGCCGCTGTCGCTGTTCACCGCCCCGCGCGTGGACTATTCGCTGCACCGCCTGCGCCACTACACGGGCACCGCGCCCGAGTGGTTCCAGAACTTCGTGCTGTTCACGAACTACCAGTTCTACATCGATGAATTCGTGCGCCTGGGCCATGCCGAGATGGCGAACCCCGACAGCGAATACGTCGCCTTCATCGAGCCGGGCAACGTGGTCACCCGCCGCACCGGCCTGCCCGCCGAACCGGGCGACGACCTCGGCTCGCCGCCGCCGCGCCTGCCGCAGATGCCCGCCTACCACCTGGTGCGCGCCGACCGCAGCGGCACCAGCATGGTGAACATCGGCGTGGGCCCGTCCAACGCCAAGACCATCACCGACCACATCGCCGTGCTGCGGCCGCACGCCTGGATGATGCTGGGGCACTGCGCGGGCCTGCGCAACAGCCAGCAACTGGGCGACTACGTGCTGGCGCACGCCTACGTGCGCGAGGACCACGTGCTCGACGAGGAACTGCCCCTGTGGGTGCCGATCCCCGCGCTGGCCGAGATCCAGCTCGCGCTGCAGCAGGCGGTGGCCGACGTGACCCAGGTGCCCGAGGACCAGCTCAAGCGCATCATGCGCACCGGCACCGTGGCCAGCACCGACAACCGCAACTGGGAGCTGCTGCCCGACAACATGCCCCAGCGGCGCTTCAGCCAGAGCCGCGCCGTGGCGCTGGACATGGAAAGCGCGACGATCGCCGCCAACGGCTTCCGCTTCCGCGTGCCCTACGGCACGCTGCTGTGCGTGTCCGACAAGCCGCTGCACGGGGAGATCAAGCTGCCGGGCATGGCCAACCACTTCTACCGCGAGCGCGTGGACCAGCATCTGCGCATCGGCATGCGCGCCATCGACATCCTGCGCGACGGCGGCGTGAGCCGCCTGCACAGCCGCAAGTTGCGCAGCTTCGCGGAAGTCGCCTTCCAGTAG
- a CDS encoding GGDEF domain-containing protein, with protein MALDFVTLLAVTATNLFMLSIALPLIMGREVSRAARFTQASVALQALSWAAIIASSRLWDQALSTLAIGCAAAAQWALFAALQEWLGPRPGRRWLPWLVAAIPLGYTLGFGSYPFRVGWANLLLAVLLATVARATLVPWRPSPRHWRLLLCACLVAMAGFTGARGVLGAFTDAYPSFRTPHPVNIAAALATNVTLVLGTMALLVAWRTEAEDKLRALAKTDALTGVLNRRGFDVRGRALLAHALRHGLHVTAVMLDVDHFKRVNDTHGHGTGDHVLAFFARLLQDATRTGDVAGRIGGEEFAVLLAHAPGDRAAESFDRRLRARLAAESPQALGFPVGYSAGAATLGAGLPAPGTAAAAPLLADLMARADAALYEAKRAGRGRLQVQAPAQDAPG; from the coding sequence ATGGCGCTGGATTTCGTCACGCTGCTGGCCGTCACGGCCACCAACCTGTTCATGCTCTCGATCGCCCTGCCGCTCATCATGGGGCGGGAGGTGAGCCGCGCCGCGCGCTTCACGCAGGCCAGCGTGGCGCTGCAGGCCCTGTCCTGGGCAGCCATCATCGCCTCCTCCCGGCTGTGGGACCAGGCGCTGTCCACGCTCGCCATCGGCTGCGCGGCGGCGGCGCAGTGGGCTCTGTTCGCCGCCCTGCAGGAATGGCTGGGGCCGCGCCCGGGGCGGCGCTGGCTGCCCTGGCTGGTCGCCGCGATACCGCTCGGCTACACCCTGGGCTTCGGCAGCTACCCCTTCCGCGTGGGCTGGGCCAACCTGCTGCTGGCCGTGCTGCTGGCCACCGTCGCGCGGGCCACGCTCGTGCCCTGGCGCCCGTCGCCCCGGCACTGGCGCCTGCTGCTGTGCGCCTGCCTCGTCGCGATGGCCGGCTTCACGGGCGCGCGCGGCGTGCTCGGCGCCTTCACCGACGCGTATCCGAGCTTCCGCACGCCGCATCCGGTCAACATCGCCGCCGCGCTCGCCACCAACGTGACCCTGGTGCTGGGCACCATGGCCCTGCTCGTGGCCTGGCGCACCGAGGCCGAGGACAAGCTCCGCGCCCTGGCCAAGACGGACGCGCTCACCGGCGTGCTCAACCGGCGCGGCTTCGATGTGCGGGGCCGGGCGCTGCTGGCGCATGCGCTGCGGCACGGCCTGCACGTGACCGCCGTGATGCTGGACGTGGACCACTTCAAGCGCGTGAACGATACGCATGGGCACGGTACGGGCGACCACGTGCTCGCGTTCTTCGCGCGGCTGCTGCAGGACGCGACGCGCACGGGCGACGTGGCGGGCCGCATCGGCGGCGAGGAGTTCGCCGTGCTGCTCGCGCATGCCCCGGGCGACCGCGCCGCCGAGAGCTTCGACCGCCGGCTGCGCGCGCGGCTGGCCGCCGAAAGCCCGCAGGCCCTGGGATTCCCGGTCGGCTACAGCGCCGGGGCCGCCACCCTGGGGGCCGGCCTGCCGGCCCCCGGCACCGCGGCCGCCGCCCCGCTGCTCGCGGACCTCATGGCGCGTGCCGATGCGGCCCTCTACGAGGCCAAGCGCGCGGGGCGGGGGCGGCTGCAGGTGCAGGCGCCGGCACAGGACGCGCCGGGCTGA
- a CDS encoding porin, giving the protein MKKHSLSAAMALAAMHCAGAHAQSAVALYGTVDAAVTRRQLSGETAVGGVTSGGLSTSRWGIAGTEDLGGGLRAQFDLSSFIRVDTGDAGRSATEPYWARAAWVGLGSATAGSVRLGRIPTNGFQQAVRFNPFGDSAVLSPFLLHNYLPSPSQSLMTSDGFLDSGWSNSVAYTSPSFADVTASVQYAAREGSGAGRRLGLGALYGAPASRFSVGVSYEKTGGAAATFPRRNPVSDPAAGVVTLRDFTHATVGASYDFGAVKLFGQYRHARLEGTGGKVRLQTAQLGAAVPLGAGKVLASVARTEKTEAAAQDQQRTSFALGYDHDLSKCTDVYVATLFDKASGLDRGTTLAVGIRHRF; this is encoded by the coding sequence ATGAAGAAGCATTCCCTTTCTGCCGCCATGGCCCTGGCGGCAATGCATTGCGCTGGCGCGCACGCCCAGTCCGCCGTGGCGCTGTACGGCACCGTCGATGCGGCGGTCACGCGGAGGCAACTGTCTGGCGAAACCGCCGTGGGCGGCGTGACCAGCGGGGGGCTGTCCACCTCGCGCTGGGGCATCGCCGGCACCGAGGATCTGGGAGGCGGGTTGCGCGCCCAGTTCGACCTGAGCTCTTTCATCCGGGTGGATACCGGCGACGCCGGGCGGTCCGCGACCGAGCCGTACTGGGCCCGTGCCGCCTGGGTGGGGCTCGGGTCGGCCACGGCGGGTTCCGTCCGCCTCGGCCGCATTCCCACCAACGGCTTCCAGCAGGCCGTGCGGTTCAACCCCTTCGGGGATTCGGCGGTGCTCAGCCCCTTCCTGCTGCACAACTACCTGCCCAGCCCGTCCCAGTCCCTGATGACGTCCGACGGCTTCCTGGATTCCGGCTGGAGCAATTCGGTGGCCTACACCAGCCCGTCCTTCGCCGACGTGACGGCCAGCGTGCAGTACGCGGCCCGCGAGGGCTCGGGCGCCGGCCGGCGTCTGGGCCTGGGTGCCCTCTACGGCGCGCCCGCATCGAGATTTTCCGTGGGGGTCAGCTACGAGAAGACCGGCGGCGCCGCGGCCACGTTCCCGCGCCGCAATCCGGTGTCCGATCCCGCCGCGGGCGTGGTCACCCTGCGGGACTTCACCCATGCCACCGTGGGGGCCAGCTACGACTTCGGCGCCGTCAAGCTGTTCGGACAGTACCGCCATGCGCGCCTGGAAGGCACCGGGGGCAAGGTCCGCCTTCAGACGGCCCAGCTGGGGGCCGCGGTGCCCCTGGGCGCCGGCAAGGTGCTGGCCAGCGTGGCGCGCACGGAGAAGACCGAGGCGGCAGCGCAGGACCAGCAACGCACCTCGTTCGCGCTCGGCTACGACCACGACCTGTCGAAATGCACGGACGTGTATGTGGCGACGCTTTTCGACAAGGCTTCCGGCCTGGACCGCGGCACCACGCTGGCTGTGGGCATCCGCCACCGGTTCTGA
- a CDS encoding MFS transporter gives MRHIDLHQLADTARFNRFHALVLFWCALIIVFDGYDLAVVGIALPSIMAKMGVDATHAGFMVSSALFGMMFGAILLGTVADRIGRRWAIVICLALFSVFTAGAGLAQGPVSFSVMRFLAGLGIGGVMPSVVAHMTEYAPRKMRATLVTLMFSGYALGGMLAALLGKGLLESHGWPSVFFAAGLPLLLVPFLLKSLPESMPFLLARGRTDELRQIAARLDPGYMPQDGDRFTIPAHEKAAAAPIRQLFSDGRGFSTVMFWIAFFMCLFMVFALSSWLTKLMAGAGYSLGSALNFVLVMNIGAVAGAVGGGWLADRFHIKYVLAGMYALAAVSLTLLGQPASTPVLFLLLGLAGASTIGTQIVANAYAGQFYPMAVRATGLGWALGVGRSGAILAPILIGMLVGMRLPLQQNFVAIAIPAVIGMVAVLLIQHGRSAADAMPRDALLSK, from the coding sequence GTGCGCCACATCGACCTCCACCAACTGGCGGACACCGCCCGCTTCAACCGGTTCCACGCACTGGTGCTTTTCTGGTGCGCGCTGATCATCGTGTTCGACGGCTACGACCTCGCCGTCGTCGGCATCGCCCTGCCGTCGATCATGGCCAAGATGGGCGTGGACGCCACCCACGCGGGCTTCATGGTGAGTTCGGCGCTGTTCGGCATGATGTTCGGCGCCATCCTGCTGGGCACCGTGGCGGACCGCATCGGGCGCCGGTGGGCCATCGTCATCTGCCTGGCGCTGTTCAGCGTCTTCACCGCGGGAGCCGGCCTGGCGCAGGGGCCGGTGTCGTTCAGCGTGATGCGCTTCCTGGCGGGGCTGGGCATCGGCGGCGTGATGCCGAGCGTGGTGGCGCATATGACGGAATACGCACCCAGGAAGATGCGCGCCACCCTGGTCACGCTGATGTTCAGCGGGTATGCGCTCGGCGGCATGCTGGCGGCGCTGCTGGGCAAGGGCCTGCTGGAGAGCCATGGCTGGCCGTCGGTGTTCTTCGCCGCCGGCCTGCCCCTGCTGCTGGTGCCGTTCCTCCTGAAGTCGCTGCCCGAGTCCATGCCGTTCCTGTTGGCCCGGGGCCGTACCGATGAACTCCGGCAGATCGCCGCCCGGCTGGACCCGGGCTACATGCCGCAGGACGGAGACCGCTTCACCATTCCCGCCCACGAAAAGGCCGCCGCCGCGCCCATCCGCCAGCTGTTCAGCGACGGCCGGGGCTTCAGCACGGTCATGTTCTGGATCGCCTTCTTCATGTGCCTCTTCATGGTGTTCGCGCTCAGCTCATGGCTCACCAAGCTCATGGCCGGCGCCGGTTACAGCCTGGGCTCCGCGCTGAATTTCGTGCTGGTGATGAACATCGGCGCGGTGGCGGGCGCGGTCGGTGGCGGCTGGCTGGCCGACCGGTTCCATATCAAGTACGTGCTGGCCGGCATGTATGCGCTGGCAGCGGTGTCGCTCACGCTCCTGGGGCAGCCGGCCTCGACGCCCGTGCTCTTCCTGCTGCTCGGCCTGGCGGGCGCCTCCACCATCGGCACGCAGATCGTCGCGAACGCCTATGCCGGCCAGTTCTACCCCATGGCAGTGCGCGCCACGGGCCTGGGCTGGGCCCTGGGCGTCGGCCGCAGCGGAGCCATCCTGGCACCCATCCTGATCGGCATGCTCGTGGGCATGCGCCTGCCGCTGCAGCAGAACTTCGTCGCCATCGCGATCCCCGCGGTCATCGGCATGGTCGCGGTGCTGCTGATCCAGCACGGCCGGTCGGCAGCGGACGCCATGCCCCGCGATGCGCTGCTGTCCAAGTGA
- a CDS encoding amidohydrolase family protein, which yields MQGKIGLEEHFAIPETLQDSAGFVPGDYWKELSLRLLDIHERRLREMDANGMEMMILSLNAPAVQAIPDPRKAVEIAVRANDFLAEQVARRPDRFQAFAALPMQDPDLATRELERCMQDLGFRGALVNGFSQVGTPENVVYYDAPQYGDFWAAVEWLDAPFYLHPRNPIASWAQIYQGHPWLMGPTWAFAQETAVHALRLMASGLFDRHPGLKIILGHLGEGLPYNMWRVDHRNAWVDMPKGYPAKRKLCDYFHENFYLTTSGNFRTQTLIDALLEVGADRILFSTDWPFENVDHAAHWFDGAAISEADRLKIGRTNALSLFKLPQG from the coding sequence ATGCAGGGAAAGATCGGCCTCGAGGAACATTTCGCCATTCCGGAGACGCTGCAGGATTCGGCCGGCTTCGTGCCCGGCGACTACTGGAAGGAACTGAGCCTGCGCCTGCTGGACATCCATGAACGGCGGCTGCGCGAGATGGACGCCAACGGCATGGAGATGATGATCCTGTCGCTCAACGCGCCCGCCGTGCAGGCGATTCCCGACCCGCGCAAGGCCGTGGAGATCGCCGTGCGCGCCAACGACTTCCTGGCCGAGCAGGTGGCCCGCCGGCCGGACCGCTTCCAGGCCTTCGCGGCGCTGCCGATGCAGGATCCCGACCTCGCCACGCGCGAGCTGGAGCGCTGCATGCAGGACCTGGGCTTCCGCGGCGCGCTGGTCAACGGGTTCTCGCAGGTCGGCACGCCCGAGAACGTGGTCTATTACGACGCACCGCAATACGGCGATTTCTGGGCGGCCGTGGAATGGCTGGACGCGCCCTTCTACCTGCACCCGCGCAACCCCATCGCCAGCTGGGCGCAGATCTACCAGGGGCATCCCTGGCTGATGGGCCCCACCTGGGCCTTCGCGCAGGAAACCGCCGTGCATGCGCTGCGCCTCATGGCCAGCGGCCTGTTCGACCGGCACCCGGGGCTGAAGATCATCCTCGGCCACCTCGGCGAAGGCCTGCCCTACAACATGTGGCGCGTGGACCACCGCAACGCCTGGGTGGACATGCCCAAGGGCTACCCCGCGAAGCGCAAACTGTGCGACTACTTCCACGAGAATTTCTACCTGACCACCTCGGGCAACTTCCGCACGCAGACGCTGATCGACGCCTTGCTCGAAGTGGGCGCGGACCGCATCCTGTTCTCCACCGACTGGCCCTTCGAGAACGTGGACCACGCCGCGCACTGGTTCGACGGCGCGGCCATCAGCGAGGCCGACCGACTGAAAATCGGCCGCACCAACGCCCTGTCGCTCTTCAAGCTGCCGCAGGGTTGA
- a CDS encoding intradiol ring-cleavage dioxygenase, with protein sequence MIDIDEWTITQAVLKAQAGTQDARLRRVLDSLVRHLHDFAREVELTEAEWAQGIDFLTRVGHITDARRQEFILLSDVLGLSTLVTAQNNRRPAGCTEATVFGPFYVADAPVVCNGDDIANGAHGQPCFVSGTVRGIGGEPVAGATIDVWQSDEDGTYDVQRPGLDHAEGRARLASEPDGRYRFRSILAVPYPIPHDGPVGRLLERTGRHPWRPAHLHFMIQAPGYETLVTHVFRSGGEYLDSDAVFGVRSSLVADWKPHGPGTAPDGTRMDTPFHTLDYDFVLNPAAPAPQAP encoded by the coding sequence ATGATCGACATCGACGAATGGACCATCACCCAGGCCGTGCTGAAGGCACAGGCCGGCACGCAGGACGCGCGGCTGCGCCGCGTGCTGGACAGCCTGGTGCGGCACCTGCACGACTTCGCGCGGGAGGTGGAGCTGACCGAGGCCGAATGGGCGCAGGGCATCGACTTTCTCACGCGCGTGGGGCACATCACCGACGCCCGGCGGCAGGAATTCATCCTGCTCTCGGACGTGCTGGGCCTGTCCACCCTCGTCACGGCGCAGAACAACCGCCGCCCCGCGGGCTGCACGGAAGCCACCGTCTTCGGCCCGTTCTACGTGGCCGATGCACCCGTTGTCTGCAACGGCGACGACATCGCCAACGGTGCGCACGGGCAGCCCTGCTTCGTGAGCGGCACGGTGCGCGGCATCGGCGGCGAGCCGGTGGCCGGCGCCACGATCGACGTATGGCAATCGGACGAGGACGGCACCTACGACGTCCAGCGCCCCGGCCTGGACCACGCCGAAGGCCGGGCCCGCCTGGCGAGCGAGCCGGACGGGCGCTACCGCTTCCGCTCCATCCTCGCGGTGCCCTACCCCATCCCGCACGACGGACCCGTGGGCCGGCTGCTGGAGCGCACGGGGCGGCATCCCTGGCGGCCCGCGCACCTGCACTTCATGATCCAGGCGCCGGGCTACGAGACGCTGGTCACCCACGTGTTCCGCTCGGGTGGCGAGTACCTGGATTCGGACGCGGTGTTCGGCGTGCGCTCGTCCCTGGTGGCCGACTGGAAGCCCCACGGCCCCGGCACGGCCCCCGACGGCACCCGCATGGACACGCCCTTCCACACGCTGGACTACGACTTCGTGCTGAACCCCGCGGCCCCCGCCCCGCAGGCACCGTGA
- a CDS encoding maleylacetate reductase, which yields MAMAPLSFSYAASPSRIVFGAGSLERLPGELDRLGVRRALVMCTPNQRGQAEAVAQRLPGRVAGIFDGAEMHVPIEVARRARAAAAALDADCALAVGGGSTIGLGKAIALESGLPIVAVPTTYAGSEATPIYGITEAGLKKTGRDARVLPRTVVYDPTLSLTLPLPLTVSSTLNAIAHACEGLYAHDGNPVTALMAEEGIRACAGALQPLHADPQDLPARSQALYGAWLCGTVLGAVSMGLHHKLCHTLGGSFGLPHAEVHSVILPHAMRYNAAAAPQAMERIARALGADDAPLGLHRLAAEHGAPLSLQEIGMPESGLDRAAELAASQPYPNPRPLEQAALRQLLEAAFHGRAPLATPNAA from the coding sequence ATGGCCATGGCCCCCCTGTCGTTCTCCTACGCCGCGAGCCCGTCGCGGATCGTCTTCGGCGCGGGCAGCCTCGAGCGCCTGCCCGGGGAACTGGACCGCCTGGGCGTGCGGCGCGCCCTGGTGATGTGCACGCCGAACCAGCGCGGGCAGGCCGAGGCCGTCGCGCAGCGCCTGCCCGGCCGGGTGGCCGGTATCTTCGACGGCGCCGAGATGCACGTGCCCATCGAGGTGGCCCGCCGGGCCCGGGCCGCAGCGGCGGCGCTGGACGCCGACTGCGCCCTCGCCGTGGGCGGTGGATCGACCATCGGCCTGGGCAAGGCCATCGCCCTGGAGAGTGGCCTGCCGATTGTCGCGGTGCCCACCACCTACGCCGGCAGCGAGGCGACGCCGATCTACGGCATCACCGAGGCCGGCCTGAAAAAGACCGGACGCGATGCCCGCGTGCTGCCACGCACGGTGGTCTATGACCCCACGCTCTCGCTCACCCTGCCCCTGCCGCTCACGGTGTCCAGCACGCTCAACGCCATCGCCCATGCCTGCGAGGGCCTGTATGCCCACGACGGCAACCCGGTCACGGCCCTGATGGCCGAGGAAGGCATCCGCGCCTGCGCCGGCGCGCTGCAGCCGCTGCACGCCGACCCGCAGGACCTGCCGGCGCGCAGCCAGGCCCTGTACGGCGCCTGGCTCTGCGGCACCGTGCTGGGGGCCGTCTCCATGGGGCTGCACCACAAGCTCTGCCACACCCTGGGCGGCAGCTTCGGTCTGCCGCATGCCGAGGTGCACTCCGTCATCCTGCCCCATGCGATGCGCTACAACGCGGCCGCCGCCCCGCAGGCCATGGAGCGCATCGCGCGTGCGCTGGGCGCGGACGACGCGCCCCTGGGCCTGCACCGGCTCGCCGCGGAGCACGGCGCGCCGCTGTCGCTGCAGGAGATCGGCATGCCCGAATCGGGGCTGGACCGCGCGGCGGAACTGGCCGCGTCGCAGCCCTACCCGAATCCGCGGCCGCTGGAGCAGGCCGCATTGCGGCAGCTGCTGGAGGCCGCTTTCCACGGCCGGGCGCCCCTGGCCACGCCGAACGCCGCCTGA
- a CDS encoding LysR family transcriptional regulator: MNIHSIDLNLFLVFQAIFATRSVTLAGERLGMTQSAVSNALKRMRERFNDVLFVRSAEGMVPTPLAERLIGPVEEGLAAFSQAVDQGRTFEAGSSGRLFRIAVNDIGQLVMVPRLLSLARGLAPGIRFETVDVPRAEARQRMLHGQIDVALGSWEPMGPSFYQQRLFDETFVVLVARASPLGTRDAITLDDYLAAEHIAYRPRGTTDHQLQQALERVGALDRRRVVLTAAHSLGLSSIVATTGLVLTAPQRLAQAMVASRSDLHILNAPFDVAPFEISQQWHERFHQDSGNRWLRELMFGLFHEKSRRAPDAAADAASAVSAGADVPAGPPG; encoded by the coding sequence GTGAACATCCACTCGATCGACCTGAACCTGTTCCTGGTCTTCCAGGCCATCTTCGCGACCCGCAGCGTCACGCTGGCGGGCGAGCGGCTGGGCATGACGCAGTCGGCGGTGAGCAATGCACTCAAGCGCATGCGAGAGCGCTTCAACGACGTACTGTTCGTGCGATCGGCGGAGGGCATGGTGCCCACGCCGCTGGCCGAACGGCTGATCGGCCCGGTGGAGGAAGGGCTCGCGGCGTTTTCCCAGGCGGTGGACCAGGGGCGCACGTTCGAGGCGGGTAGCTCCGGGCGCCTGTTCCGCATCGCGGTCAACGACATCGGGCAGCTGGTGATGGTGCCCCGGCTGCTGTCGCTGGCCCGGGGCCTGGCGCCGGGCATCCGTTTCGAGACCGTGGACGTGCCCCGCGCCGAGGCCCGCCAGCGGATGCTGCACGGCCAGATCGATGTCGCGCTGGGCAGCTGGGAGCCCATGGGGCCGTCGTTCTACCAGCAGCGCCTGTTCGACGAGACATTCGTGGTGCTCGTGGCCCGCGCGTCGCCGCTGGGCACGCGCGACGCCATCACGCTGGACGACTACCTCGCGGCCGAGCACATCGCCTACCGGCCGCGCGGCACCACCGACCACCAGCTGCAGCAGGCCCTGGAGCGCGTGGGCGCGCTCGACCGCCGGCGCGTGGTGCTCACTGCCGCCCATTCGCTGGGTCTGTCGTCCATCGTCGCCACCACCGGGCTGGTGCTGACCGCGCCCCAGCGCCTCGCGCAGGCCATGGTGGCTTCACGCTCGGACCTGCATATCCTGAACGCGCCGTTCGACGTGGCACCCTTCGAGATCAGCCAGCAGTGGCACGAGCGCTTCCACCAGGACAGCGGCAACCGCTGGCTGCGCGAGCTGATGTTCGGCCTGTTCCACGAGAAGTCGCGGCGCGCGCCGGACGCCGCAGCGGATGCGGCCAGTGCGGTCAGTGCGGGAGCGGACGTGCCCGCCGGCCCGCCGGGCTGA